Proteins encoded within one genomic window of Lampris incognitus isolate fLamInc1 chromosome 1, fLamInc1.hap2, whole genome shotgun sequence:
- the zdhhc12a gene encoding palmitoyltransferase ZDHHC12-A yields the protein MFEKMFGSGFLVRTTHTVLTWVITLILFLHNTDLRRCEEKGELTQPILFSLLVLLSVMLYFSVSLMDPGFVLTDAVKCPTGSAEESEVMILQLPVPRLRRCGFCLLQQPMRAKHCRMCKHCVRRFDHHCPWIENCVGERNHRWFIVYLAVQLVALLWALQIALSGLTPSGSWERWFQLNWFLLAVLGVVGVFSIVVVLLLGCHLYLAAINCTTWEFMSRHRISYLRNCVEEENPFDRGMACNLWDFFCICRSVVWEHVYHRGNRNPV from the exons ATGTTTGAAAAGATGTTTGGATCCGGTTTTCTTGTCCGGACCACACACACCGTTCTGACGTGGGTCATAACTCTCATACTGTTTCTgcacaacactg ATTTGCGGAGATGCGAGGAGAAGGGAGAGTTAACGCAGCCCATTTTGTTCTCCCTTCTGGTGCTGCTGTCGGTCATGCTGTACTTCAGTGTGTCACTAATGGACCCGGGCTTTGTCCTCACAGATGCCGTCAAG tGCCCCACGGGCTCGGCCGAGGAGTCGGAGGTGATGATTCTTCAGTTGCCTGTGCCGCGGTTGCGTCGCTGTGGCTTCTGTTTACTGCAG CAGCCAATGAGAGCCAAGCATTGTCGAATGTGTAAGCACTGCGTGCGTCGGTTTGACCATCACTGTCCCTGGATAGAGAACTGTGTTGGGGAGAGGAACCATCGCTGGTTCATTGTCTACCTCGCCGTGCAGCTGGTGGCGCTGCTATGGGCCCTTCAGATAGCGCT GTCGGGCCTGACACCCAGTGGCTCGTGGGAGCGCTGGTTCCAGCTGAACTGGTTCCTGCTGGCAGTGCTTGGCGTGGTGGGTGTGTTCTCCATCGTGGTGGTCCTGCTGCTGGGCTGTCACCTCTACTTGGCCGCCATCAACTGCACCACCTGGGAGTTCATGTCTCGCCACCGTATCTCCTACCTGAGAAACTGCGTGGAAGAGGAGAACCCATTTGACCGTGGCATGGCCTGCAACCTCTGGGACTTTTTCTGCATCTGCCGCAGTGTGGTTTGGGAGCACGTCTACCACAGAGGCAACCGCAATCCCGTCTGA